One stretch of Alcaligenes aquatilis DNA includes these proteins:
- the fdnG gene encoding formate dehydrogenase-N subunit alpha, producing the protein MNTNVPSFGRRQFLKILGAGAAALSATAMGLSTAAAQVPAAVRPYKLLRSKETRNNCTYCSVGCGILMYSMGDGSKNAKPRIFHIEGDPDHPVSRGSLCPKGAGLLDMIHSKNRLLHPEYRAPGSKEWVKISWSEATKRIARLLKDDRDANFIAKNEKGQVVNRWLSSGFLASSAASNETGLLDFKFTRALGMLGIDCQARLCHAPTVSALAPSFGRGAMTNHWVDIKNANVVIVMGGNPAEAHPVGFKWVIEAKIKNKAKVIVVDPRFNRTAAVADIFSPIRAGSDTAFLMGMVRWLLENDKIQHEYVRAYTNACLIVRDDFAFDEGMFSGFDPKTKIYDKSSWTYALDENGEVMRDNSMTHPRSVLQLLKAHVDRYTPEVVENITGVKQADFLQIAEVIGSCSAKNKTLTWLYALGWTHHTGGAQIIRGAAMIQLLLGNIGMAGGGVNALRGHSNIQGYTDLGLLSLRLPGYMNLPSDNQQTLAQYLEETTPKDVLPGQVNYWKNTPKFFISLLKNLYGKHATPANDFAFDLLPKWDRSYDMLAYFDMMYEGKVNGYFAQGFNPLAAMPDKNKTSKALSKLKFLVIVDPLVTETSNFWRNEGQFNDIKTEEVMTEVFRLPSNCFAEEDGSIVNSGRWLQWHYAGQQPPGLARHDPNILGDIMMELRRLYEEEGGACPEQVLNMTWDADTYHDPHFPHPEEVAKEANGYALADVFDENGTQILRKGQLLDSFAQLRDDGTTQSYCWVFTGSWTEKGNQMANRDNTDTGLGNTPGWAWAWPANRRILYNRASMDEMGRPWDEHRQILHWDGQQWTGADVPDFPANLPPGSPAAPFIMLPEGLGRLFSEKGINDGPFPEHYEPVESPIAKNPLHENVTHNPTARILSNDAERMGNRHDYPYVATTYSITELFRHWTKHSYLNAMLQPEQFVEIGEQLAAEKDIRHGDTVKVTTKRGYITAKAVVTKRMRTLTVAGQQVQQIGIPCHWGFEGETRKGFLANTLSPGVGDANTQTPEFKAFLVNVEKMKGATA; encoded by the coding sequence ATGAATACCAACGTACCAAGTTTTGGTCGGCGTCAGTTTCTCAAAATTCTTGGTGCTGGGGCAGCTGCGCTGTCAGCGACCGCGATGGGACTTTCGACAGCCGCCGCTCAAGTTCCCGCCGCCGTCCGGCCCTACAAACTCCTTCGATCCAAAGAGACACGCAACAACTGTACATACTGTTCAGTGGGCTGCGGCATCCTCATGTATTCCATGGGCGATGGCTCCAAAAACGCGAAACCGCGCATCTTCCATATTGAAGGCGACCCGGACCATCCGGTCAGCCGTGGCTCGCTCTGTCCCAAAGGCGCTGGCCTGCTGGACATGATTCACTCCAAGAATCGCCTGCTGCACCCCGAATACCGAGCCCCGGGCTCCAAAGAATGGGTCAAGATCAGTTGGAGCGAAGCCACCAAGCGCATCGCCCGTTTGCTCAAAGATGACCGTGACGCCAACTTCATTGCCAAGAACGAAAAAGGCCAGGTGGTGAACCGCTGGCTATCCTCGGGCTTTCTGGCTTCCTCGGCCGCGTCCAACGAAACCGGCCTGCTGGACTTCAAATTTACCCGTGCCTTAGGCATGCTGGGTATCGACTGTCAGGCGCGACTCTGTCACGCCCCGACCGTGTCAGCCCTGGCCCCCAGCTTTGGGCGCGGTGCCATGACCAACCACTGGGTGGACATCAAGAACGCCAACGTGGTGATTGTGATGGGCGGCAACCCTGCCGAAGCCCATCCGGTCGGCTTCAAATGGGTGATTGAGGCCAAAATCAAGAACAAGGCCAAGGTCATTGTGGTGGACCCACGCTTTAACCGTACAGCCGCTGTTGCCGATATCTTCTCGCCCATCCGCGCCGGCTCGGACACCGCCTTTTTGATGGGCATGGTGCGCTGGCTGCTGGAGAACGACAAGATTCAGCACGAGTACGTGCGCGCCTACACCAATGCCTGCCTGATTGTGCGTGACGACTTCGCCTTTGACGAAGGCATGTTCTCCGGCTTCGATCCGAAAACCAAGATCTACGACAAGTCCTCCTGGACCTACGCGCTAGACGAGAACGGCGAAGTGATGCGCGACAACAGCATGACGCATCCACGCTCCGTGCTGCAGTTGTTAAAAGCGCACGTGGACCGCTACACGCCCGAAGTCGTGGAAAACATTACCGGCGTCAAACAGGCCGACTTCCTGCAGATTGCCGAGGTTATTGGCTCCTGTTCGGCCAAGAACAAAACGCTGACCTGGCTATATGCGCTGGGCTGGACGCACCATACCGGGGGCGCACAGATCATTCGTGGCGCCGCCATGATTCAGCTCTTGCTAGGCAATATCGGCATGGCCGGGGGCGGCGTGAACGCCTTGCGCGGTCACTCCAATATCCAGGGCTATACCGACCTGGGTCTGCTGTCCTTGCGCTTGCCAGGTTATATGAACCTGCCCTCGGACAATCAGCAGACACTGGCACAGTACCTGGAAGAAACCACGCCCAAAGACGTATTGCCCGGTCAGGTGAATTACTGGAAAAACACACCCAAGTTCTTCATCTCTTTGCTCAAGAACCTGTACGGCAAGCACGCCACGCCCGCTAACGATTTCGCTTTTGATCTGCTGCCCAAATGGGATCGCAGCTACGACATGCTGGCCTACTTCGACATGATGTATGAAGGCAAGGTCAACGGGTACTTCGCACAAGGTTTTAACCCGCTGGCCGCGATGCCGGACAAGAACAAGACGTCCAAGGCCCTGTCCAAGCTGAAGTTCCTGGTTATTGTGGACCCACTGGTCACCGAGACCTCGAACTTCTGGCGCAATGAAGGTCAGTTCAACGACATCAAGACAGAAGAAGTCATGACAGAGGTGTTCCGCCTGCCGTCGAACTGTTTTGCTGAAGAGGACGGTTCCATCGTGAACTCGGGCCGCTGGTTGCAATGGCACTATGCCGGCCAGCAACCTCCCGGTCTGGCCCGTCATGACCCCAACATCCTGGGCGACATCATGATGGAACTGCGTCGCCTGTACGAAGAAGAAGGTGGTGCCTGTCCCGAACAAGTCCTGAACATGACCTGGGACGCCGACACCTATCACGACCCGCATTTCCCGCATCCGGAAGAAGTGGCCAAAGAGGCCAATGGCTATGCACTGGCTGATGTTTTCGACGAGAACGGCACGCAGATTCTACGCAAGGGCCAGTTGCTGGATAGCTTTGCGCAATTGCGCGATGACGGCACGACACAAAGCTACTGCTGGGTATTTACCGGTTCCTGGACCGAGAAAGGCAACCAGATGGCTAATCGGGACAACACCGATACGGGCTTGGGCAACACCCCTGGCTGGGCATGGGCCTGGCCTGCCAACCGACGCATTTTGTACAACCGCGCCTCTATGGATGAAATGGGCAGACCCTGGGATGAGCATCGCCAGATTTTGCATTGGGACGGCCAGCAATGGACCGGGGCGGATGTTCCGGACTTCCCGGCCAACCTGCCTCCTGGTAGCCCAGCAGCGCCGTTCATTATGCTGCCCGAAGGGCTGGGCCGCCTGTTCTCGGAAAAAGGTATTAATGACGGCCCCTTCCCCGAACACTACGAGCCGGTAGAAAGCCCCATTGCGAAAAACCCGCTACACGAAAACGTAACGCATAACCCGACCGCACGGATTCTTTCCAATGACGCCGAGCGCATGGGCAATCGTCACGATTACCCGTATGTAGCCACCACCTACTCCATTACCGAATTGTTCCGCCACTGGACCAAGCACTCTTATCTGAATGCCATGTTGCAGCCTGAACAGTTCGTGGAAATTGGCGAACAACTGGCGGCTGAAAAAGACATCCGCCACGGCGACACCGTCAAAGTCACAACCAAGCGCGGTTACATCACCGCCAAGGCGGTGGTGACCAAACGCATGCGCACCCTGACCGTTGCCGGCCAGCAGGTGCAGCAAATTGGTATCCCCTGCCACTGGGGCTTTGAAGGTGAAACCCGCAAGGGCTTTCTGGCCAATACGCTGTCCCCCGGCGTTGGCGATGCCAATACGCAAACACCGGAGTTCAAAGCCTTTCTGGTCAATGTCGAAAAAATGAAGGGAGCCACGGCATGA
- a CDS encoding TonB-dependent siderophore receptor codes for MPAVSTCYARSRLRLLVPVTRSAMLLVAASSPAWAQDSVADTPVELSTITIKGNRDPGVTETDPSYTTKAMSTATGLSLSIKETPQSVSVVTRKMMDDRGMQTTADALQSAPGISVTRSDTNRYSFSSRGFGIDNYQFDGLTQPVLSPWAFGESNLDLVVFDRVEVVRGATGLMTGAGNPSAAVNYVRKRPLRDFAASGGISVGSWDFARGYADVSTPITEDGRIRGRIVGAYGKANSYTDLQDTKTRTLYGVVTADLMPGMELTGGVAYQSSSNNGFGSGFPLFYSDGSRTDFKRSISNNTNWSRVENNTTTGFVDLSHQFKNNLSLRLTYNQSYTDAFMKNLFRGGYPDRETGLGTSNSYSYYEGDVRRKALNASLSGPFTLFGKEHEFSVGWMMSQDRVSFPQYRAVPPLAAAASFYQPGREPEPNWSSEPSQADDTDNKQSGAYAVGRFALSDSLRLMVGGRLSNWETDQTYFGSKRQYRHRNEFIPYAGLIYDFDDTYTAYASYTEIFKPQNARNEQGAILAPITGKSYELGLKAAWMDGRLNGALSLFQTRQDNLAEATGNNVIGAPPNTPAYRPVSGAKVEGVELELGGELMPGWNLATSLTTFTAKDAKGKPINTSKPRTLFKLYTTYRLSGDWQGLTVGGGIDWQNRMYQNATAPGRKVVNVEQGSYAIVNLMASYDFNKRVSATLNVNNLFDKKYYSQIGFYNQGWYGAPQNVMLSLRAQY; via the coding sequence ATGCCTGCTGTTTCAACCTGCTATGCCCGTTCAAGATTGCGCTTGCTTGTCCCTGTCACTCGTTCTGCCATGTTGCTGGTTGCTGCCAGCAGCCCGGCCTGGGCGCAGGATTCCGTGGCTGATACGCCTGTAGAACTGTCCACCATTACGATCAAGGGCAATCGAGACCCAGGCGTGACGGAAACCGATCCGTCTTACACCACCAAGGCCATGAGCACGGCGACGGGGCTGTCTCTTTCTATCAAGGAGACGCCGCAATCGGTCAGTGTGGTCACCCGAAAAATGATGGATGATCGCGGCATGCAGACGACGGCGGATGCCTTGCAGAGCGCGCCGGGTATATCTGTGACACGCAGCGATACCAACCGTTATTCCTTTTCCTCGCGTGGTTTTGGTATCGACAACTATCAGTTTGATGGTTTGACGCAGCCAGTTTTGTCGCCCTGGGCCTTTGGTGAAAGCAACCTGGACCTGGTCGTTTTTGATCGGGTTGAAGTGGTGCGCGGCGCGACCGGTTTGATGACGGGGGCCGGTAATCCTTCGGCAGCCGTCAATTATGTACGTAAACGTCCTTTGCGGGACTTTGCCGCATCGGGGGGGATCAGTGTCGGAAGCTGGGACTTTGCGCGTGGATACGCAGATGTGTCTACCCCGATTACGGAAGATGGGCGTATCCGTGGCCGTATTGTAGGAGCTTATGGCAAGGCCAATAGCTATACCGATTTGCAGGATACTAAAACCCGTACATTGTATGGCGTGGTCACGGCTGACTTGATGCCTGGCATGGAGTTGACGGGGGGTGTTGCCTATCAGTCCAGCTCCAATAATGGTTTTGGCAGTGGTTTTCCGCTGTTCTATAGCGATGGCTCTCGTACGGATTTCAAGCGTTCGATTTCCAACAATACAAACTGGTCACGCGTCGAGAACAATACGACAACGGGTTTTGTGGATTTGAGCCACCAGTTCAAGAATAACTTGAGCTTGCGCTTGACCTATAACCAGTCCTACACCGATGCCTTCATGAAAAACCTGTTTCGGGGTGGGTATCCGGATCGGGAAACAGGGCTGGGTACATCGAACTCGTACTCTTATTACGAAGGCGATGTACGCCGCAAGGCATTGAATGCGTCCTTGTCCGGGCCATTTACCTTGTTTGGCAAAGAGCACGAGTTTTCGGTGGGCTGGATGATGTCCCAGGATCGCGTATCTTTCCCGCAGTATCGGGCCGTACCCCCATTGGCTGCGGCGGCCAGCTTCTATCAGCCAGGCCGAGAGCCGGAGCCGAACTGGTCCAGTGAGCCATCCCAGGCAGATGATACGGATAACAAACAGTCCGGCGCCTATGCCGTTGGCCGCTTTGCCTTGAGCGATAGTTTGCGCTTGATGGTGGGGGGGCGGCTGAGCAACTGGGAAACTGATCAGACCTACTTTGGTTCCAAGCGTCAGTATCGCCATCGTAACGAGTTCATCCCCTATGCCGGCCTGATCTATGACTTTGACGATACCTATACCGCTTACGCCAGCTATACCGAGATATTCAAGCCGCAGAACGCCCGCAACGAACAGGGTGCGATTCTGGCACCGATTACCGGTAAAAGCTATGAGTTGGGCTTGAAAGCGGCATGGATGGATGGCCGGCTCAATGGTGCGTTGTCCCTGTTCCAGACACGGCAGGACAATTTGGCGGAAGCCACAGGTAATAATGTGATTGGTGCACCACCTAATACGCCTGCTTACCGCCCGGTGTCGGGGGCCAAAGTAGAAGGGGTGGAGCTGGAGTTGGGCGGAGAACTGATGCCTGGCTGGAATCTGGCCACGAGTTTGACGACCTTTACCGCCAAGGATGCGAAAGGCAAGCCCATCAATACCAGCAAGCCACGTACCTTGTTCAAGCTCTATACCACCTATCGCTTGTCAGGGGATTGGCAAGGGCTGACTGTGGGCGGCGGCATTGATTGGCAAAATCGCATGTATCAGAACGCCACGG
- the fdhE gene encoding formate dehydrogenase accessory protein FdhE, producing the protein MNEVPVRRSVPSEESTRHFDPILRPELHELYTARAARLRELATGHELEAYLLLAADVAQAQAQAQAQAQAQAQATVSPESRSNAVAVDPVEIARQGTWVTHLDTMLDQLIPGASPAITPHLDALRAMSTQARLDAGLALAQHQFHSVSQALAPFLWAAFSLDVALAARTVPLPVASSEESPSCPVCGSAPVASLIYKGTRQGLRYLHCSLCESQWHMVRAKCTNCADAGDLDYLSFDSTEAVVRAESCGHCHSYLKVISQEREPNAESVADDLATLVLDDAASAEGYGRTGLNPFALPDQAL; encoded by the coding sequence ATGAACGAAGTTCCTGTCCGTCGTTCCGTTCCATCGGAAGAGTCCACCCGGCACTTTGACCCCATCCTGCGGCCTGAATTGCATGAGCTGTACACCGCCCGCGCGGCCCGTTTGCGCGAACTGGCTACAGGCCATGAGCTGGAGGCCTATCTGCTTTTGGCCGCCGATGTCGCTCAGGCTCAGGCTCAGGCTCAGGCTCAGGCTCAGGCTCAGGCTCAGGCAACAGTTTCACCTGAAAGCCGTTCCAATGCCGTGGCCGTTGATCCTGTAGAGATCGCTCGCCAAGGTACATGGGTAACGCATCTGGATACCATGCTGGACCAGCTTATCCCTGGTGCTTCACCAGCAATTACCCCACATCTGGATGCCCTGCGCGCCATGAGCACCCAGGCACGTCTGGATGCAGGTCTGGCCCTGGCCCAACACCAATTCCATTCCGTATCCCAGGCCCTGGCTCCTTTTTTGTGGGCGGCTTTTTCTCTGGACGTGGCTTTGGCAGCACGGACAGTGCCTTTGCCTGTGGCCAGCAGTGAAGAGTCCCCCAGTTGCCCGGTTTGTGGCAGTGCCCCTGTCGCCAGCCTGATCTATAAGGGCACCAGACAAGGTCTGCGCTATTTGCACTGCTCCTTGTGCGAGAGCCAATGGCATATGGTTCGCGCCAAATGCACCAACTGCGCCGATGCGGGCGATCTGGACTACCTGAGCTTCGACTCCACCGAAGCCGTGGTGCGTGCGGAAAGCTGCGGTCACTGCCACAGCTATCTGAAGGTGATCTCACAGGAACGCGAACCCAATGCAGAAAGTGTCGCGGATGACTTGGCGACGCTGGTACTGGATGATGCAGCAAGCGCAGAAGGTTATGGCCGCACCGGCCTGAACCCCTTTGCATTGCCTGATCAAGCCCTGTAA
- the fdxH gene encoding formate dehydrogenase subunit beta, with translation MNSQNIVRRSATNSVTPAPQVRDHQMEVAKLIDVSICIGCKACQVACNEWNDLRGQVEENVGVYDNPSDLSPDSWTLMRFTEHEDEAGKLEWLIRKDGCMHCEDPGCLKACPVPGAIVQYANGIVDFQSDLCVGCGYCVAGCPFDVPRISKKDHKAYKCTLCSDRVTVGQAPACAKTCPTGAIAFGSKQEMKDLALSRIEDLNERGYENAGLYDPQGVGGTHVMYVLQHADDPQRYAGLPKDPQISSVVDGWKDVLKPAAAVAGAVAVAGMAAHFIGVGPNSVDEDEEHEHDKATQGDDHEQEK, from the coding sequence ATGAATTCGCAAAACATAGTACGCCGTTCGGCCACCAACTCGGTCACACCAGCCCCACAGGTGCGTGATCACCAGATGGAAGTGGCCAAGCTGATTGACGTGTCCATCTGCATTGGCTGCAAAGCTTGCCAGGTCGCCTGCAATGAATGGAACGATTTGCGCGGCCAGGTGGAAGAAAACGTCGGCGTGTACGACAACCCCAGCGACCTTAGCCCCGACAGTTGGACCTTGATGCGCTTTACCGAGCACGAGGACGAAGCAGGCAAGCTGGAATGGCTGATCCGCAAGGACGGCTGCATGCACTGCGAAGACCCTGGCTGTCTGAAAGCCTGCCCGGTTCCCGGCGCGATTGTTCAATATGCCAATGGTATTGTGGATTTTCAGTCCGACCTGTGTGTGGGCTGCGGTTATTGCGTGGCCGGCTGTCCTTTCGATGTGCCCCGTATTTCCAAGAAAGACCATAAAGCCTACAAGTGCACCCTGTGTTCGGACCGCGTTACCGTGGGCCAGGCTCCTGCTTGCGCCAAAACCTGCCCGACCGGCGCCATTGCGTTTGGCTCAAAACAGGAAATGAAGGATCTGGCCCTGAGTCGTATTGAGGACTTGAACGAGCGCGGCTATGAAAACGCCGGTCTGTACGATCCTCAAGGTGTTGGTGGCACCCATGTCATGTACGTGCTGCAACACGCGGACGATCCGCAGCGCTACGCGGGCCTGCCCAAAGACCCGCAGATCAGCTCTGTGGTGGATGGCTGGAAAGACGTACTCAAACCTGCTGCTGCCGTAGCTGGTGCGGTGGCGGTGGCCGGTATGGCAGCCCACTTCATCGGTGTGGGCCCCAACAGCGTGGACGAGGACGAAGAACACGAGCACGACAAGGCAACGCAAGGAGACGATCATGAACAAGAAAAGTAA
- a CDS encoding alpha/beta hydrolase, whose translation MKTSLPRFLLSAATLCLACTLPAQAQQTTRPWNESVGPTIVDQQQSLYRFETLIMSSEDGKRHYKIQIGTPNRPAPARGHPVIYMVDGNAAMASIDVDDLKAISSLSAPVLVAIGYDTEARHDVIARSFDYTPPVTENGVSKSVEVRGRLGGGADIFLDYIETHIKPAVETREPIDRSRQTLWGHSYGGLFTLHTLFTHPDLYQRYVAGDPSLWWYDGILVKTAQTFDTRRAKDKQIAIMVGGQRRSTSMSNAAAQWSTQDMAKHLQEAGLNVSYENFSELNHGQMLAASLKPALRIAAQP comes from the coding sequence ATGAAAACCTCCTTACCCCGCTTTCTGCTCAGTGCCGCTACGCTCTGCCTGGCCTGCACGCTGCCCGCCCAAGCCCAACAAACTACCCGCCCCTGGAACGAATCAGTGGGCCCCACCATCGTGGATCAGCAACAAAGCCTATACCGCTTCGAGACGCTGATCATGTCCTCGGAAGACGGCAAGCGGCACTACAAAATACAGATAGGCACCCCGAACCGCCCCGCTCCCGCACGCGGTCATCCGGTGATTTATATGGTCGATGGCAATGCCGCCATGGCCAGTATTGATGTGGACGACCTGAAAGCCATCAGCAGCCTGTCTGCGCCGGTACTGGTCGCCATTGGCTACGACACCGAAGCGCGTCACGATGTGATTGCCCGCTCCTTCGACTACACGCCTCCGGTCACGGAGAACGGCGTCAGCAAGTCGGTGGAAGTACGGGGTCGTTTAGGGGGCGGCGCCGATATTTTTCTGGACTATATAGAAACACACATCAAGCCTGCAGTAGAAACGCGCGAGCCTATTGATCGCTCCCGCCAGACGCTGTGGGGCCACTCTTATGGTGGCCTGTTTACCTTGCATACCCTATTTACCCACCCTGATCTGTACCAGCGGTACGTGGCGGGCGATCCTTCACTGTGGTGGTACGACGGAATTCTGGTCAAGACGGCTCAGACCTTTGATACAAGGCGGGCCAAGGACAAGCAGATCGCCATCATGGTCGGCGGACAGCGCCGCAGTACATCCATGAGCAATGCTGCGGCACAATGGTCCACACAGGATATGGCCAAGCATTTGCAAGAGGCCGGGCTGAACGTCAGCTACGAGAACTTCAGCGAGCTGAACCACGGGCAGATGCTGGCCGCCTCCTTGAAACCCGCCCTGCGAATTGCGGCCCAACCGTGA
- a CDS encoding helix-turn-helix transcriptional regulator, which yields MIRFTVSDFDRLGRPAGFHYCLPHYVGPDREREQLCIAEGRVQEHEVRPGIKLVLSDIVTHHHYESSSVSAPQFSAIVMLQGRAQARLASQNQLSLVAQSGVSIAHSESVALTGIHPAGQRLRCINLSLRSAESVGDSRLGDTLSKLMGPSGLCMQKWTVPPHLLNTLEQLIDSPWQGTTYDLLLEGVSLQMLAHALDGLAPKPAKESPATARDRQLLERVRERLYNAPGDDHTLADLAKLACMSPSTLRVKFQATYQCSVFGWLRERRLELARDYLAQGWSVQQAAHFVGYRHATNFATAFRERYGIAPSELN from the coding sequence ATGATCAGATTCACAGTATCGGACTTTGACCGACTCGGTCGTCCGGCAGGCTTTCACTATTGTTTGCCTCACTATGTTGGCCCAGATCGGGAGAGGGAGCAGCTTTGCATTGCCGAGGGGCGTGTGCAGGAACACGAGGTCAGGCCGGGCATCAAGCTGGTGCTGTCAGATATCGTCACGCACCATCACTACGAATCCAGTTCCGTCAGCGCGCCGCAGTTCTCTGCCATTGTGATGCTGCAAGGCCGCGCGCAAGCCCGCCTGGCCAGTCAGAATCAACTGAGCCTGGTCGCGCAAAGTGGTGTCAGTATTGCGCATAGCGAATCGGTCGCGTTGACTGGGATACACCCGGCCGGGCAACGTTTGCGCTGTATTAACCTCTCTTTGCGTTCAGCGGAAAGCGTGGGCGACTCGCGCTTGGGCGACACCCTGTCCAAACTGATGGGCCCATCCGGACTGTGCATGCAGAAGTGGACGGTCCCGCCGCATTTGCTCAACACGCTCGAACAGTTGATAGACAGCCCCTGGCAGGGGACGACGTACGATTTGCTGCTGGAAGGTGTCAGCCTGCAAATGCTGGCTCATGCGCTGGACGGATTGGCTCCAAAGCCTGCTAAAGAGTCGCCGGCCACGGCCCGTGACCGACAGCTACTGGAGCGTGTGCGTGAACGTTTGTACAACGCGCCGGGTGACGATCATACTTTGGCGGATCTGGCCAAGCTGGCCTGCATGAGCCCGAGCACCTTGCGGGTGAAGTTTCAGGCAACCTACCAGTGTTCTGTGTTTGGCTGGTTACGTGAGCGTCGTCTGGAGTTGGCACGTGATTATCTGGCGCAAGGCTGGAGCGTACAGCAGGCGGCTCATTTTGTGGGCTATCGCCACGCCACCAACTTTGCCACAGCCTTTCGTGAGCGCTACGGGATTGCGCCCAGTGAATTGAATTGA
- a CDS encoding formate dehydrogenase subunit gamma, with the protein MNKKSNLVLRTPFRERLCHWAVVLCFFLAATSGLSWFYPSFSWLSSFLGTPQLARVLHPFLGIAVFVGLGYMFTRFVKYNLPAKTDLIWFRNVKGVILNNAKQPLKIGKYNAGQKVLFWLIMLSIVTLLISGLIMWRAYFAEFFSIPVLRLAILIHSVAGIGLILLILGHIYLAIWVRGSITGMVTGYVSKAWIRHHHDRWHEELQATKKDVKEGKA; encoded by the coding sequence ATGAACAAGAAAAGTAATCTTGTGCTGCGCACCCCATTCCGTGAGCGGCTATGTCATTGGGCCGTTGTGCTCTGCTTTTTCCTGGCTGCCACCTCGGGGCTATCCTGGTTCTACCCCTCTTTTTCCTGGTTAAGTTCCTTTCTGGGCACCCCGCAATTGGCACGCGTTCTGCATCCCTTTTTAGGGATCGCAGTTTTCGTTGGCCTTGGCTATATGTTCACCCGCTTCGTAAAGTACAACCTGCCCGCCAAAACCGATCTGATCTGGTTTCGTAACGTCAAAGGCGTGATCCTGAACAACGCCAAGCAGCCATTGAAAATCGGCAAATACAATGCCGGTCAAAAAGTACTGTTCTGGCTGATCATGCTGTCTATCGTCACGCTGCTGATATCGGGCCTGATCATGTGGCGCGCGTACTTTGCCGAGTTCTTCTCCATTCCCGTTCTGCGTCTGGCCATCCTGATCCACTCCGTGGCTGGGATTGGGCTGATCTTGCTGATTCTGGGCCATATTTATCTGGCCATCTGGGTGCGCGGCTCCATCACCGGCATGGTGACAGGCTATGTTTCCAAAGCCTGGATACGTCATCATCACGATCGCTGGCATGAAGAGCTGCAAGCGACCAAGAAAGACGTGAAGGAAGGCAAGGCATGA
- a CDS encoding multidrug effflux MFS transporter: MVLILGLLACVAPATIDAYLPAFSALEREFQVPPESVQQTLGVYMSAYAAMLLLHGTLSDAWGRKPVIVASLAVYITGSVMAALAPSMDWLLAARVLQGLSAGAGLVIGQAMVRDCYQGEQAQRTLSYIVVVFNVSPALAPIVGGQLIALLGWRAVFWMLAALAAAACYLCLRRLPETLPSSKRQPLAWRQLRSDIGQLLGDVPFMGMSVALSLLIGAQAFLIGAAPDFISHTLNLPETAFAVLFVPLVVGAMLGALASAHLVRHWGDITIIRCAYGLMLASCLVYTGYLASAWHPALPWAVLLPAFFTAGLAMLMPVVTMRILAQVPSRAGLAASLLGFCQMSTFSLVSGWLVPWVYGQPLRMSAAMLICVLLSAVSWFWLQLRADRCPS; the protein is encoded by the coding sequence ATGGTGTTGATTCTGGGCCTGCTGGCCTGCGTTGCACCTGCCACTATTGACGCCTATTTACCTGCTTTCAGCGCGTTGGAGCGCGAGTTTCAGGTACCCCCCGAAAGCGTGCAGCAGACCTTGGGTGTGTATATGTCTGCCTATGCAGCGATGTTGCTGCTGCATGGCACTTTGTCCGATGCCTGGGGGCGCAAACCTGTGATTGTGGCGTCCCTGGCGGTGTATATCACTGGCTCGGTGATGGCGGCCTTGGCGCCCAGCATGGATTGGCTCTTGGCTGCTCGGGTACTGCAAGGCTTGTCGGCCGGAGCGGGTTTGGTGATTGGCCAGGCCATGGTGCGTGATTGCTATCAAGGTGAACAGGCGCAACGGACTCTGTCTTATATCGTCGTGGTCTTTAATGTCTCGCCCGCGCTGGCCCCGATTGTGGGTGGTCAATTGATTGCGCTTTTGGGTTGGCGCGCTGTGTTCTGGATGCTGGCCGCCCTGGCCGCTGCGGCGTGCTACTTGTGCCTGCGTCGCTTGCCTGAAACCTTGCCCAGCAGTAAGCGTCAGCCTTTGGCCTGGCGCCAGTTGCGTAGCGATATTGGGCAATTACTGGGCGATGTGCCTTTTATGGGCATGAGTGTGGCTTTAAGTTTGCTGATTGGGGCTCAGGCCTTTCTGATCGGCGCTGCTCCGGATTTCATTTCTCATACTTTGAACTTGCCTGAAACCGCCTTTGCCGTGTTGTTTGTGCCTTTGGTGGTCGGGGCCATGTTGGGGGCTTTGGCCTCTGCCCATCTTGTGCGACATTGGGGAGACATCACGATTATTCGCTGCGCCTATGGCTTGATGCTGGCCAGTTGCCTTGTCTATACCGGGTATCTGGCCAGCGCCTGGCATCCTGCCTTGCCGTGGGCCGTGTTGCTCCCCGCCTTTTTCACCGCAGGTCTGGCTATGTTGATGCCGGTGGTGACCATGCGTATTTTGGCCCAAGTTCCCAGTCGGGCCGGGTTGGCGGCCTCCTTATTGGGCTTTTGCCAGATGAGTACGTTTTCGCTGGTCAGCGGTTGGCTGGTGCCGTGGGTCTACGGCCAGCCTCTGCGGATGTCAGCCGCCATGCTGATCTGCGTCTTGCTCAGTGCCGTTAGCTGGTTTTGGCTGCAACTGCGCGCGGATCGATGCCCCTCCTAG